In Euphorbia lathyris chromosome 9, ddEupLath1.1, whole genome shotgun sequence, the following are encoded in one genomic region:
- the LOC136206310 gene encoding uncharacterized protein isoform X2, producing MTGHRISAAAFFHSVLLRCLLLINVFLIFYNQSLVAQAEDSSSIISRFQQYLQIDTAQPTPDYYAVADFLLSQANSIGLESQSIEFVKAKPLVLLKWPGSDPSLPSILLYSHTDVVPVEQHKWSYPAFAAHLDSDGNIYARGSQDMKCVGMQYLEAIRRLKSSRFSPVRSVYLAFSPDEEIGGHDGAEKFAESEIFKSMNVGVVLDEGLASPTENYRPFYAERSPWWLVIKANGVPGHGAKLYDNSAMENLFKSIESVRRFRASQFDLLKAGFKAEGEVISVNMVFLKAGIPSPTGFVMNMQPSEAEAGFDIRIPPTADPESLERRIAEEWAPASRNMTFEFKQKATLHDKFGKPLLTKIDSSNPWWALLEEAVTKANGKLGKPEIFPAATDSRYFRDQGIPAIGFSPMANTPILLHDHNEFLNQGEYLRGIDMYTSIIKVYTAYPEHGSNKDAKDEL from the exons ATGACCGGCCACCGCATCTCCGCCGCGGCTTTCTTCCATAGTGTTCTCCTTCGATGTCTTCTCCTTATCAATGTCTTCTTAATCTTTTATAATCAATCACTAGTTGCACAAGCAGAAGATTCTTCTTCAATAATTTCAAGATTCCAACAATATCTCCAAATCGACACTGCTCAGCCCACCCCTGATTACTACGCAGTCGCCGATTTCCTTCTTTCTCAGGCCAATTCAATCGGCCTTGAATCTCAATCTATTGAGTTCGTCAAAGCTAAGCCACTTGTCCTCCTCAAATGGCCTGGTTCTGACCCTTCTCTTCCTTCAATTCTCCTCTATTCTCACACTGATGTTGTCCCTGTGGAGCAGCACAAGTGGTCCTATCCTGCTTTTGCTGCACATCTCGATTCCGATGGCAATATTTATGCCAGAGGTTCACAGGATATGAAGTGTGTTGGAATGCAGTATTTGGAAGCCATTCGTCGCTTGAAGTCTTCTAGATTTAGTCCAGTTAGGTCTGTTTACCTCGCTTTTTCGCCTGATGAAGAAATCGGCGGCCATGATGGTGCTGAGAAGTTTGCTGAATCTGAAATCTTCAAGTCAATGAATGTCGGCGTAGTGCTTGATGAAG GATTGGCATCGCCTACTGAAAACTACAGGCCGTTTTATGCGGAGAGAAGTCCATGGTGGCTGGTGATTAAGGCAAATGGAGTTCCAGGACATGGGGCTAAGCTGTATGATAATAGTGCAATGGAGAATCTTTTCAAAAGCATTGAGAGTGTCAGGAGATTTAGGGCTTCTCAGTTTGATTTGCTGAAGGCTGGTTTCAAAGCTGAGGGCGAGGTCATTTCTGTTAACATGGTCTTTCTTAAGGCTGGCATTCCATCTCCAACT GGATTTGTAATGAATATGCAGCCATCTGAAGCAGAAGCAGGTTTTGATATTCGGATTCCACCAACTGCTGATCCTGAATCTTTGGAAAGACGAATTGCTGAAGAATGGGCTCCTGCATCACGCAACATGACATTTGAG TTTAAGCAGAAAGCTACTCTTCATGACAAGTTTGGGAAGCCACTCCTTACAAAGATTGACAGTTCTAATCCATGGTGGGCACTGCTTGAAGAAGCTGTCACAAAAGCTAATGGAAAGCTTGGTAAACCAGAGATCTTTCCTGCCGCCACTGATTCTCGATACTTCCGGGATCAAGGGATACCAGCAATTGGCTTCTCCCCTATGGCAAACACACCAATCCTTCTGCATGATCATAATGAG TTCCTGAACCAAGGTGAATACCTTCGAGGAATCGATATGTACACGTCGATAATTAAAGTTTACACAGCTTATCCCGAGCATGGAAGCAATAAAGATGCTAAAGATGAATTGTAA
- the LOC136206310 gene encoding uncharacterized protein isoform X1: MTGHRISAAAFFHSVLLRCLLLINVFLIFYNQSLVAQAEDSSSIISRFQQYLQIDTAQPTPDYYAVADFLLSQANSIGLESQSIEFVKAKPLVLLKWPGSDPSLPSILLYSHTDVVPVEQHKWSYPAFAAHLDSDGNIYARGSQDMKCVGMQYLEAIRRLKSSRFSPVRSVYLAFSPDEEIGGHDGAEKFAESEIFKSMNVGVVLDEGLASPTENYRPFYAERSPWWLVIKANGVPGHGAKLYDNSAMENLFKSIESVRRFRASQFDLLKAGFKAEGEVISVNMVFLKAGIPSPTGFVMNMQPSEAEAGFDIRIPPTADPESLERRIAEEWAPASRNMTFELGQFKQKATLHDKFGKPLLTKIDSSNPWWALLEEAVTKANGKLGKPEIFPAATDSRYFRDQGIPAIGFSPMANTPILLHDHNEFLNQGEYLRGIDMYTSIIKVYTAYPEHGSNKDAKDEL; the protein is encoded by the exons ATGACCGGCCACCGCATCTCCGCCGCGGCTTTCTTCCATAGTGTTCTCCTTCGATGTCTTCTCCTTATCAATGTCTTCTTAATCTTTTATAATCAATCACTAGTTGCACAAGCAGAAGATTCTTCTTCAATAATTTCAAGATTCCAACAATATCTCCAAATCGACACTGCTCAGCCCACCCCTGATTACTACGCAGTCGCCGATTTCCTTCTTTCTCAGGCCAATTCAATCGGCCTTGAATCTCAATCTATTGAGTTCGTCAAAGCTAAGCCACTTGTCCTCCTCAAATGGCCTGGTTCTGACCCTTCTCTTCCTTCAATTCTCCTCTATTCTCACACTGATGTTGTCCCTGTGGAGCAGCACAAGTGGTCCTATCCTGCTTTTGCTGCACATCTCGATTCCGATGGCAATATTTATGCCAGAGGTTCACAGGATATGAAGTGTGTTGGAATGCAGTATTTGGAAGCCATTCGTCGCTTGAAGTCTTCTAGATTTAGTCCAGTTAGGTCTGTTTACCTCGCTTTTTCGCCTGATGAAGAAATCGGCGGCCATGATGGTGCTGAGAAGTTTGCTGAATCTGAAATCTTCAAGTCAATGAATGTCGGCGTAGTGCTTGATGAAG GATTGGCATCGCCTACTGAAAACTACAGGCCGTTTTATGCGGAGAGAAGTCCATGGTGGCTGGTGATTAAGGCAAATGGAGTTCCAGGACATGGGGCTAAGCTGTATGATAATAGTGCAATGGAGAATCTTTTCAAAAGCATTGAGAGTGTCAGGAGATTTAGGGCTTCTCAGTTTGATTTGCTGAAGGCTGGTTTCAAAGCTGAGGGCGAGGTCATTTCTGTTAACATGGTCTTTCTTAAGGCTGGCATTCCATCTCCAACT GGATTTGTAATGAATATGCAGCCATCTGAAGCAGAAGCAGGTTTTGATATTCGGATTCCACCAACTGCTGATCCTGAATCTTTGGAAAGACGAATTGCTGAAGAATGGGCTCCTGCATCACGCAACATGACATTTGAG CTTGGGCAGTTTAAGCAGAAAGCTACTCTTCATGACAAGTTTGGGAAGCCACTCCTTACAAAGATTGACAGTTCTAATCCATGGTGGGCACTGCTTGAAGAAGCTGTCACAAAAGCTAATGGAAAGCTTGGTAAACCAGAGATCTTTCCTGCCGCCACTGATTCTCGATACTTCCGGGATCAAGGGATACCAGCAATTGGCTTCTCCCCTATGGCAAACACACCAATCCTTCTGCATGATCATAATGAG TTCCTGAACCAAGGTGAATACCTTCGAGGAATCGATATGTACACGTCGATAATTAAAGTTTACACAGCTTATCCCGAGCATGGAAGCAATAAAGATGCTAAAGATGAATTGTAA
- the LOC136205163 gene encoding pentatricopeptide repeat-containing protein At2g03880, mitochondrial: MQRATGFAIRTFRSQAPAVSNYPNPSSSLLHEFTEFCYQKNLPKAMEAMETLHKHRLYADPVTYSLLIKCCLSNGAVEHGKSIHNHLFSARYHPETFLVNILLNMYVKFSMLDEARKVFEKMPERNVVSWTTMISGYSNAKLNNQAMEYLVSMFREGVKPNMFTYSSVLRACEGLITLRQLHGGIIKIGLDSDVFVRSALIDVYSKLGELGSGLCVFNEMVTGDLVVWNSIIAGFAQNSNGDLALELFKSMKRSGFEANQGAITSVLRACTGLTLLELGKQVHVHVFKHKQDLILNNALLDMYCKCGSLEDANNIFVRMLEKDVISWSTMISGLAQNGYSREALKLFDDMKASGIKPNYITILGVLFACSHAGLLEDGWYYFRSMKKLFGVDPGREHYGCMIDLLGRAGKLDDAIRLINEMESEPDAVTWRTLLGACRVHHNMDLAIHAAKQIIKLDPQDAGTYILLSNIYAKTQRWDDVAEIRRTMNAIGIKKEPGCSWIEVNKQIHAFTLDDNSHPQLNEINELLNELIRKLRAMGYVPDTNFVLRDVEGEEQREDSLRYHSEKLALAFGLRSLSGGQIIRIRKNLRICGDCHLFAKLVSKMENRVIVIRDPIRYHHFRDGVCSCGDYW, translated from the coding sequence ATGCAAAGAGCCACCGGCTTTGCTATCAGAACTTTCCGTTCTCAGGCTCCGGCGGTTTCAAATTATCCGAACCCATCATCTTCCTTACTTCATGAATTCACCGAATTTTGCTACCAAAAAAACCTCCCCAAAGCTATGGAAGCCATGGAAACTCTCCACAAGCACCGCCTCTATGCTGATCCCGTCACCTATTCTCTCCTAATCAAGTGTTGCTTATCAAATGGCGCCGTTGAACATGGAAAAAGCATCCACAACCATCTCTTCTCCGCTAGGTATCACCCCGAAACGTTTCTCGTCAACATTTTACTCAATATGTATGTGAAATTCAGTATGTTAGACGAAGCACGGAAAGTGTTCGAGAAAATGCCTGAGAGAAATGTGGTTTCGTGGACTACGATGATTTCAGGTTACTCAAATGCGAAACTGAATAATCAAGCGATGGAGTATCTTGTTTCGATGTTCAGAGAAGGTGTGAAGCCGAATATGTTTACGTATTCTTCAGTTTTGAGGGCGTGCGAGGGTTTAATTACTCTCCGGCAGCTTCATGGTGGTATAATTAAGATTGGATTAGATTCTGATGTCTTTGTTAGGAGTGCTCTAATTGATGTTTACTCAAAATTGGGGGAATTAGGGAGTGGATTATGTGTTTTTAATGAAATGGTGACTGGAGATTTGGTGGTCTGGAATTCAATCATTGCAGGTTTTGCTCAGAACAGCAATGGCGATTTAGCTTTGGAGCTTTTCAAAAGCATGAAAAGGTCCGGGTTTGAAGCGAACCAGGGCGCGATTACGAGTGTTTTGAGAGCTTGTACTGGATTGACATTGTTAGAGTTAGGTAAACAAGTTCATGTTCATGTTTTCAAGCATAAGCAAGATTTAATTCTCAACAATGCTCTTTTAGATATGTATTGCAAATGTGGGAGTTTAGAGGATGCGAATAACATTTTCGTGCGGATGTTGGAGAAAGATGTGATTTCTTGGAGCACGATGATATCCGGGTTAGCGCAAAACGGGTACAGCAGAGAGGCATTGAAGTTGTTTGATGACATGAAAGCGTCAGGGATAAAACCGAACTACATAACAATACTTGGGGTGCTATTTGCTTGTAGTCATGCCGGACTTCTTGAAGATGGTTGGTACTATTTCCGATCGATGAAGAAGCTTTTCGGGGTTGATCCTGGAAGAGAACACTATGGTTGTATGATTGATCTTCTTGGAAGAGCTGGGAAGCTTGATGATGCAATTCGGTTGATAAACGAAATGGAATCCGAACCGGATGCTGTAACGTGGAGAACTCTGCTCGGTGCTTGCCGGGTGCATCACAACATGGATTTAGCTATACATGCTGCTAAACAGATCATAAAATTGGATCCTCAAGATGCAGGAACATACATATTGTTGTCTAATATTTATGCAAAAACTCAAAGATGGGATGATGTAGCCGAGATTCGGAGGACTATGAATGCAATCGGAATCAAGAAAGAACCAGGATGTAGTTGGATTGAAGTGAACAAGCAGATTCATGCTTTCACTTTAGACGACAACTCGCATCCGCAGCTGAACGAGATCAACGAACTGTTGAACGAGTTGATTCGCAAGCTTAGGGCAATGGGGTATGTTCCGGACACTAATTTTGTCTTGCGAGATGTCGAGGGAGAAGAACAAAGAGAAGACTCGTTGCGTTACCATAGCGAGAAACTTGCACTTGCATTCGGGTTGAGGAGTTTGTCCGGAGGGCAGATTATTAGGATTAGAAAGAACTTGAGGATATGTGGAGACTGTCATCTTTTTGCAAAGCTTGTATCGAAGATGGAGAATCGAGTGATCGTCATTAGAGATCCGATAAGGTACCATCATTTTCGAGACGGGGTTTGTTCTTGCGGAGATTACTGGTAA
- the LOC136207363 gene encoding uncharacterized protein, whose protein sequence is MSLRIKVVVDKFVQELKEALDADIQDRIMKEREMQSYIEEREREVAEREAAWKAELSRREAEIARQEARLKMEKENLEKEKSVLMGTASNQDNQDGALEITVSGEKYRCLRFAKAKK, encoded by the exons ATGTCGCTGAGGATTAAGGTTGTTGTAGATAAGTTCGTGCAGGAGCTGAAGGAAGCCTTAGATGCCGATATTCAAGACAGGATAATGAAGGAAAGAGAGATGCAAAGTTATATTGAAGAGCGTGAACGGGAAGTTGCTGAGCGTGAAGCTGCTTGGAAGGCTGAGCTTTCTCGTCGCGAG GCAGAGATTGCTCGGCAAGAAGCAAGGTTGAAGATGGagaaagaaaatcttgagaaagagaaaagtGTTCTGATGGGAACTGCATCAAATCAGGACAATCAAGATGGAGCTCTAGAAATCACTGTAAGTGGTGAAAAGTATAGATGTTTAAGGTTTGCAAAAGCTAAGAAGTAA